Proteins encoded together in one Corynebacterium liangguodongii window:
- a CDS encoding helicase-related protein, translated as MGEAVASSVDHSVDIVFAEGLEFTAAAVSPTFTADAADFRLAAEALRITYAGLYDPMAAVHSSAVDPLPHQIRAVYGELLPRIPLRFLLADDPGAGKTIMAGLYLKELLLRSALKRALIIAPGGLVDQWCTELEEKFGLRFEVFDPTMVDEDGWPDTHPFLVAKMDQVARRDDLVDAVAQVDWDVVVVDEAHRMSAHYSSWAGGVKATRRFELGRALVSSASNALLMTATPHAGKEEDFQLFMSLLDPDRFEGEFRTGVHTTDTEGLMRRMVKEDLLTFEGKPLFPERRAYTVVYDLTDAERALYDDVTDYVRTQMGRAERIKDRKRGNAVGFALMVLQRRLASSPEAIVLSLKRRRDRLDERARLLEQGYMDPVVDPRLSEDDVERLSSYDEEYSAAEVEDVEQEVLDAATASQTVEELRAEIVALDVLLAQAQSVRNAEEDSKWVQLRSILNTSVLGTPTADGAPRKLIVFTEHRDTLDYLNRRITALLGSQDAVVAIHGGVARKERTRIQEEFTRNPNVVVLVATDAAGEGLNLQRAHLMVNYDLPWNPNRIEQRFGRIHRIGQREVCHLWNLVAGGTREGDVFAALLGKIEVMGQAYNGSLFNVLGNGDAFENESLKDLLVKAIRYGDDPATRRRMNEVIDAGITHGLRELVEETALDHDTLGEADVAEIKRAMEVARERKLQPGAIDAFVRSALERFGGGIFEREQGRYEVTHVPAAVCARAQAAGGAVARSYERVTFSPQRVSVEGAPEAVLLAPGHPLLDALVNHTIDQLSDTLTTGTVLVDRRDTPVAVPHLLYIVEQTIHTAEAENDVVSHHFDYVVIPADPQETDIAVETGSSPAHLSFDAASEEEYAYALAHGLTKKPAAEVTVTALREAYEDGALPRLSELVRRRNAELDRTAQQVRDRLTAESNRWYSQAMRLAGDGDKHDEEISEAAARRKGEELQERLGQRLADIERQRRLVAAPGVIRGVALVLPPGIAGPRKEDKDPDTFAISTEESERRGVDLTMAVERALGRTPVEMPHNNKGFDIRSTDANGDVYFIEVKARTRGADLFTVTASEIQFAQNQSEDNRHILSLVSLSPDGPAHDDIRYVYRAFDTYRPGLGTDSSNEKWAYHWNKGIDPRA; from the coding sequence GTGGGAGAGGCTGTAGCCAGCAGTGTCGATCACAGCGTCGACATCGTTTTCGCCGAGGGCCTCGAGTTTACGGCGGCCGCGGTGAGCCCCACTTTCACCGCTGATGCAGCGGATTTCCGTTTGGCGGCGGAGGCGCTGCGGATCACCTACGCGGGGCTCTACGACCCCATGGCCGCCGTCCACTCCTCCGCGGTGGATCCCTTGCCCCATCAGATTCGTGCAGTCTACGGCGAGCTGCTGCCCCGCATCCCGCTGCGATTCCTCCTTGCGGACGACCCCGGCGCGGGCAAGACCATCATGGCGGGCCTCTACCTCAAGGAGCTGCTTCTGCGCTCGGCTCTCAAGCGCGCGCTCATCATCGCGCCGGGCGGGCTTGTGGATCAATGGTGCACCGAGCTGGAGGAGAAGTTCGGGCTCCGCTTCGAGGTGTTCGATCCGACGATGGTTGATGAGGACGGATGGCCGGACACGCACCCTTTTCTCGTGGCCAAAATGGACCAGGTGGCGCGGCGGGACGACCTCGTCGATGCGGTGGCGCAGGTGGACTGGGACGTCGTTGTTGTCGACGAGGCGCACCGCATGTCCGCGCACTATAGCTCGTGGGCGGGCGGGGTGAAGGCAACGAGGAGATTCGAATTGGGGCGCGCCTTGGTGAGCTCGGCGAGCAACGCCCTGCTGATGACGGCTACCCCGCATGCTGGCAAGGAGGAGGACTTCCAGCTGTTCATGTCGTTGCTAGACCCTGATCGGTTTGAAGGCGAGTTCCGCACCGGCGTCCACACCACGGATACCGAGGGTCTGATGCGCCGGATGGTCAAGGAAGACCTTCTCACCTTCGAGGGCAAGCCGCTCTTCCCGGAGAGGCGAGCCTACACGGTGGTCTACGACCTCACTGATGCAGAACGCGCCTTGTACGATGACGTCACGGACTATGTGCGCACGCAGATGGGTCGCGCCGAACGCATCAAGGATAGGAAGCGCGGTAACGCAGTCGGGTTCGCGCTCATGGTCCTGCAACGGCGCTTAGCTTCGAGCCCGGAGGCGATTGTGCTCTCTCTCAAGCGGCGGCGCGATCGGCTTGATGAGCGCGCGAGGCTGCTCGAACAAGGTTACATGGACCCGGTCGTAGACCCCAGGTTAAGCGAAGACGATGTGGAGCGGTTGAGCTCCTACGACGAGGAGTATTCCGCCGCCGAGGTGGAGGATGTCGAGCAGGAAGTTCTTGATGCTGCGACTGCCTCGCAGACTGTAGAGGAGCTCCGCGCGGAGATCGTCGCGCTTGACGTGCTTCTCGCCCAGGCCCAGAGTGTGCGCAATGCGGAGGAGGACTCCAAGTGGGTGCAACTGCGCTCGATCTTGAACACCAGCGTGCTCGGCACGCCGACGGCCGACGGTGCACCGCGCAAGCTCATCGTCTTTACGGAGCACAGGGACACTCTCGACTACCTGAATCGGCGAATCACCGCGCTGCTTGGGAGCCAAGATGCCGTGGTGGCGATACACGGCGGGGTAGCCCGTAAGGAGCGAACGCGGATCCAGGAAGAGTTCACGCGTAACCCCAACGTGGTCGTCCTCGTGGCCACCGATGCGGCAGGGGAGGGTCTTAACCTCCAGCGAGCGCACCTCATGGTCAACTATGACCTTCCCTGGAACCCGAACCGTATTGAGCAGCGGTTCGGGCGCATCCACCGCATCGGTCAGAGGGAAGTGTGCCACCTGTGGAACTTGGTCGCCGGCGGTACTCGGGAGGGTGACGTGTTTGCGGCGCTTTTGGGCAAGATTGAGGTCATGGGGCAGGCCTACAACGGCAGCCTATTCAACGTGTTGGGAAACGGCGACGCCTTCGAAAACGAGTCGCTCAAAGACCTGCTTGTCAAGGCAATCCGGTATGGTGATGATCCCGCCACAAGGCGCCGTATGAACGAGGTTATTGATGCAGGTATCACGCACGGCCTGCGCGAGCTCGTGGAGGAAACCGCCTTGGACCACGACACGCTCGGTGAGGCAGACGTCGCTGAGATTAAGCGAGCGATGGAGGTCGCACGCGAGCGCAAACTACAGCCTGGCGCCATCGACGCCTTCGTCAGGTCCGCGCTAGAGCGCTTTGGGGGTGGAATTTTCGAGCGGGAGCAGGGCCGCTACGAGGTGACGCACGTGCCAGCCGCGGTTTGTGCCAGGGCGCAGGCCGCAGGGGGCGCGGTGGCCCGCAGCTACGAGCGCGTGACGTTTTCGCCCCAGCGGGTCTCGGTGGAGGGCGCGCCCGAGGCGGTGCTGCTCGCGCCAGGACACCCGCTTCTCGACGCCTTGGTTAACCACACCATCGACCAGCTCTCCGATACGCTTACCACCGGCACAGTGCTGGTGGATCGCAGGGATACCCCTGTGGCCGTCCCGCACCTGCTCTACATCGTTGAGCAGACCATTCACACGGCTGAGGCGGAGAATGACGTGGTCTCGCACCACTTCGACTACGTGGTCATCCCGGCTGACCCGCAGGAGACCGACATCGCGGTGGAGACGGGATCGAGCCCAGCCCACCTGTCGTTTGATGCCGCGTCGGAGGAGGAGTACGCCTACGCGCTCGCGCATGGCCTAACGAAGAAGCCTGCTGCCGAGGTGACGGTTACGGCGCTTCGCGAGGCCTACGAGGACGGTGCGCTCCCGCGCTTGAGCGAGCTGGTGCGGCGCAGAAACGCGGAGCTCGATCGCACCGCCCAGCAGGTGCGTGACCGGCTCACCGCGGAATCCAATCGCTGGTACAGCCAGGCCATGCGCCTTGCCGGTGACGGCGACAAACACGATGAGGAGATCTCGGAGGCGGCAGCCCGGCGCAAGGGCGAGGAGCTGCAGGAGCGGCTAGGCCAACGCCTCGCCGATATCGAGCGGCAGCGCCGCCTTGTGGCGGCTCCTGGGGTAATCCGCGGGGTAGCGCTCGTCCTCCCACCCGGTATCGCCGGCCCCAGAAAAGAAGACAAAGATCCGGACACCTTTGCAATTAGCACCGAGGAATCGGAGCGCCGCGGAGTTGACCTGACGATGGCGGTGGAACGTGCGCTCGGGCGCACGCCTGTTGAAATGCCGCACAACAACAAGGGTTTTGATATTCGCTCCACCGACGCGAACGGGGATGTCTACTTCATCGAGGTTAAGGCTCGTACTCGCGGCGCCGATTTGTTCACAGTGACTGCGAGCGAGATCCAGTTCGCCCAGAACCAGAGCGAGGACAACCGCCATATCCTCTCGCTGGTGAGCCTGTCTCCCGACGGGCCCGCGCATGATGACATCCGCTATGTGTACCGCGCCTTCGACACCTACCGCCCCGGCCTAGGGACGGACTCCTCTAACGAAAAGTGGGCCTACCACTGGAACAAGGGGATCGATCCGCGGGCCTAG
- a CDS encoding DUF1156 domain-containing protein, whose translation MTDTPRKKLIEVALPLEVINAESAREKSIRHGHPSTLHLYWARRPLAAARAVLFAQLVDDPSSHPELFPTEEEQDAERARLHELLEKLVVWENSNDEKLLAQAREEIRKSNGGELPAVVDPFAGGGAIPLEAQRLGLEAHASDLNPLAVLINKAMIEIPPKFAGQAPVNPDAPAPTNGWSRAEGLADDVRFYGEWMRDEAEKRIGHLYPKVTAPGGTEHTVIAWIWARTVKNPNPANPIEVPLVRSWWLSKKKGKEAWVEAKVVDGEVRYEVRHDAEGPKGDADGTVSRKGAVSIADGTPIDFKYIRSEGKVGRMGRHLIAIVGEDKRGRIYVSPSEHQVDVAAVDRPIGVPSGTLPKNPRDFKTPNYGMTEWADLFTNRQLVALTTLSDLVSEAREKVLSGALASGMERGARLDAGGSGAEAYADAVSILLGMAVDRQTDRLSSLASWQSNGEKVRNVFGRQAIPMVWDFADVNPFSGSSGGFLGNVEWVAEAIQHVSAQSPGFAVQANAVEEDYSGMVISTDPPYYDNIGYSDLSDYFYVWLRRSLREILPSVFGTMLTPKAEELVANPYRHGGKEGAEQFFVEGFNKVFARMREGARSDVPLTVYYAYKQQDTRDAGTSSTGWHTLLDGLMNAGWEITATWPMRSERGGRMISVGTNALASSIVLACRPRREGAPTTTRRAFVRELKRELPESLRALMQATIAPVDLAQAAIGPGIAVYSRYSLVREPDGSNMGVRDALILINQVLDEVLGEQEADLDPDSRFALRWYRTYAWGKESSGIADQLARSSDTSLGGLVRGGILEASGGKARLIPPEELAEAWDVASDESVSIWEATVRLTGALSVDGIDRVAGMLNDIKGHVDEDAVKELGFLLYHEAEKNGDTSHGVMFNALVTSWNDLVEKARQLAAELPAGAQGHLEF comes from the coding sequence GTGACTGACACCCCGCGCAAGAAGCTCATCGAGGTCGCCCTGCCGCTCGAGGTCATCAACGCCGAGTCTGCCCGCGAGAAATCCATCCGCCACGGCCACCCTTCGACGCTGCACCTCTACTGGGCGCGGCGCCCGCTCGCGGCCGCACGCGCGGTGCTCTTCGCGCAGCTTGTCGACGACCCCTCCTCCCACCCCGAGCTTTTCCCCACGGAGGAGGAACAAGACGCCGAGCGCGCCCGCCTGCACGAGCTGCTGGAAAAGCTCGTGGTGTGGGAGAACTCCAACGACGAGAAGCTTCTTGCGCAGGCGCGCGAGGAGATTAGAAAATCCAACGGCGGTGAACTACCCGCCGTGGTGGATCCCTTCGCCGGTGGTGGTGCGATCCCGCTCGAGGCGCAGCGCCTCGGGCTTGAGGCGCATGCCAGCGACCTTAACCCGCTGGCGGTGCTCATCAACAAGGCCATGATTGAGATCCCGCCGAAGTTTGCCGGCCAAGCCCCTGTGAACCCGGACGCTCCCGCGCCTACGAACGGCTGGTCGCGCGCGGAGGGGCTCGCAGACGACGTGCGCTTCTACGGCGAGTGGATGCGCGACGAGGCGGAAAAGCGCATCGGTCACCTCTACCCGAAGGTCACGGCGCCAGGCGGCACCGAGCACACGGTGATCGCGTGGATCTGGGCGCGCACGGTGAAAAACCCGAACCCCGCCAACCCCATCGAGGTGCCGCTCGTGCGCTCGTGGTGGTTGAGCAAGAAGAAGGGCAAGGAAGCCTGGGTCGAGGCCAAGGTCGTCGACGGCGAGGTGCGCTACGAGGTCCGCCACGACGCCGAGGGGCCGAAGGGCGATGCGGATGGGACTGTGTCGCGCAAGGGGGCGGTATCGATTGCCGACGGCACGCCGATCGACTTCAAGTATATCCGGTCGGAGGGGAAGGTTGGACGGATGGGACGTCACCTCATCGCAATCGTTGGTGAAGACAAGCGAGGGAGGATATACGTCTCACCGTCTGAGCATCAAGTCGATGTTGCAGCAGTGGACAGGCCTATTGGCGTGCCTAGCGGTACACTCCCGAAGAACCCTCGGGATTTCAAGACACCCAACTATGGCATGACCGAGTGGGCAGACCTCTTCACCAACCGTCAGCTCGTCGCACTCACCACGCTGAGTGACCTGGTCTCCGAGGCGCGCGAAAAGGTGCTTAGCGGTGCCCTTGCGTCGGGTATGGAGCGCGGTGCCCGACTAGACGCCGGCGGCAGCGGAGCGGAGGCGTATGCGGATGCTGTGTCTATTCTCCTTGGGATGGCTGTCGATAGGCAAACAGATCGGCTTTCGTCGCTTGCTTCGTGGCAATCGAATGGAGAAAAGGTTAGGAACGTCTTCGGGCGCCAAGCTATACCAATGGTCTGGGACTTTGCTGATGTCAATCCGTTCTCGGGTTCATCCGGCGGGTTTCTGGGCAACGTCGAATGGGTGGCTGAAGCTATCCAGCACGTTTCGGCTCAATCGCCTGGATTCGCGGTCCAAGCCAATGCGGTTGAAGAGGATTACAGCGGGATGGTTATTTCAACTGACCCGCCTTACTACGACAACATCGGTTACTCGGATCTGTCGGACTACTTCTACGTGTGGCTGCGGCGCTCTTTGCGAGAGATTCTTCCGAGCGTTTTTGGCACAATGCTCACGCCGAAGGCCGAGGAACTGGTTGCGAACCCGTATCGCCACGGTGGGAAGGAGGGCGCGGAGCAGTTCTTCGTCGAAGGTTTCAACAAGGTCTTCGCGCGGATGCGCGAAGGCGCTAGGAGCGATGTCCCGCTGACCGTCTACTACGCGTATAAGCAACAGGACACGCGCGATGCGGGCACATCGTCAACGGGCTGGCACACTCTGCTCGACGGGCTGATGAATGCAGGGTGGGAGATCACCGCAACTTGGCCGATGCGTAGCGAGCGCGGCGGCAGGATGATCAGTGTGGGTACGAACGCGTTGGCGTCGTCAATCGTGCTCGCCTGCCGCCCGCGCCGCGAAGGCGCGCCGACAACCACGCGCCGGGCGTTCGTCCGCGAACTCAAGCGCGAGCTGCCGGAGTCGCTGCGCGCACTCATGCAGGCGACCATCGCGCCGGTGGACCTTGCCCAGGCCGCGATCGGCCCGGGCATCGCGGTGTACTCCCGCTACTCGCTCGTGCGCGAGCCCGACGGGTCCAACATGGGCGTGCGCGATGCTCTCATCCTCATCAACCAGGTTCTCGACGAGGTCCTCGGCGAGCAGGAGGCAGACCTCGACCCGGACTCGCGGTTCGCGCTGCGCTGGTACCGCACCTACGCGTGGGGCAAAGAGAGCTCAGGCATCGCCGACCAGCTTGCCCGCTCCTCCGACACGTCGCTCGGCGGGCTGGTGCGCGGCGGCATCCTCGAGGCCAGCGGCGGCAAGGCGCGCCTCATCCCGCCGGAGGAACTCGCCGAGGCATGGGACGTGGCCAGCGACGAATCCGTGAGTATCTGGGAAGCCACCGTGCGGCTAACGGGTGCGCTCAGCGTCGACGGCATCGACAGGGTCGCCGGCATGCTCAACGACATCAAAGGCCACGTCGATGAAGACGCCGTCAAGGAGCTCGGGTTCCTGCTCTACCACGAGGCAGAAAAGAACGGTGATACCTCCCACGGTGTCATGTTCAACGCGCTGGTGACCTCGTGGAACGACCTCGTGGAGAAGGCGCGCCAGCTCGCCGCGGAGCTTCCTGCAGGTGCCCAGGGCCACCTGGAGTTTTAA
- a CDS encoding DUF499 domain-containing protein, with protein MAESNNQLLTAAFGHLVEGLRDVVDEVMRTVPQLQDGSGDPWNDVWARREAQLGGRSIRTVSLDDPQTLLRAITEYGKSFNDVLARPQQAYASELRETRNQWAHGAVFSSEDTIRALDSIERLLRAVDSADSADDVAKQRKLLQRRVFQEQTRSDTRTRAVSVEPSAGMKPWREVILPHDDVLNGNFTAAEFAADLHKVHTHGTDAAEYADPVEFFNRTYLTEGLTDLLSRALKRFGGDDNASPVVNLQTNFGGGKTHSMLALYHLFSGLPARAYPQDVQELVAENGNVDLEGLGLRRVVLVGTYLHPGSVDTKPDGTQVHTLWGELAWQLGGREAYEIVAEADRTGTNPGESLHRLLREYSPSLILIDEWVAYARQLVDATGLHAGSFETQFTFAQTLTEAVRTTPRTMLLVSIPASEEAADGEARDHEVGGARGKAALQNLQNVIGRVADQWRPSTKEESFEIVRRRVFRDPDADQLRQISATARLFAEMYRKDSPLFPSEAATASNDYETRIKRSYPIHPDLMDRLYEDWSALERFQRTRGVLKLVSTIVSTLWATNDTSPMIMPGTVPVGSNAVGTELTQYLEDSWKPIIDADIDGEGSTAAVVDKQKPVLGARSVTQRIARTIFMGAAPRTSRKGLDKQYVWLGVAVPGDQLGNFGSALEQLSQRSTYFYEENGHYWFDTQPSVAKTAADYAERLREDPDTVWNEVVTRLQRTAKPDNHFQRIHAAPTASGDVPDQDTVALVIVHPKYPYSRSGKVNPARDWVHDTIEQRGSTPRVFRNTLVFAAADSAELESLDAAVRNFLAWDSVVKDADALNLSAQQTRQAVENRRRFNESVDDKIISAYSHLLYPEMDDATQPFTVEHDKMGSGTGTIPERAAAQLIRGGQLVADLGAETLGMTLRDQLGAIWSERGEITVGELWGYFTRFPYMMRLARREVLDSAIAGATQRIMVDSEKFAIAARKDPDSGRYLDMVIPPAGTGYFNVTDSTVLLSIELAQKQVVEPEPVAPTPSPGPEVDAPITPTPPAPPTPPVPVNTRYRGAVPVDGESYASGFYTIGNEILAMLNASGASVSVTVEIHADLPAGFPDSTIRVIKENAAQLGFRFSEFS; from the coding sequence ATGGCAGAAAGCAACAACCAGCTCTTGACGGCAGCATTCGGCCACCTCGTAGAGGGCTTGCGAGACGTCGTCGATGAGGTCATGCGAACCGTGCCCCAACTTCAAGATGGCTCTGGAGACCCGTGGAACGATGTGTGGGCGCGGCGTGAGGCACAGTTAGGGGGTCGGTCTATCCGCACAGTGTCATTAGATGACCCCCAAACGCTGCTGCGCGCGATCACCGAGTACGGCAAGTCCTTCAACGACGTCCTGGCGCGCCCCCAGCAGGCCTATGCGTCCGAGCTGAGGGAAACCCGCAATCAGTGGGCGCATGGAGCAGTATTTAGCTCAGAGGACACGATTCGTGCGCTCGATTCCATCGAGCGCCTACTCCGGGCCGTGGACTCTGCCGACTCGGCCGACGACGTGGCCAAACAACGAAAGCTTTTGCAACGAAGGGTGTTCCAGGAGCAGACGCGGAGCGATACCCGCACGAGGGCCGTCTCGGTGGAACCCAGCGCGGGTATGAAACCCTGGCGTGAGGTGATCCTGCCGCACGACGACGTGCTTAACGGCAACTTTACCGCCGCGGAGTTCGCCGCCGACCTGCACAAAGTGCACACGCACGGGACTGACGCTGCGGAGTACGCTGACCCGGTTGAGTTCTTCAACCGCACCTACCTCACAGAAGGTTTGACCGATCTGCTCTCGCGCGCTCTTAAGCGCTTCGGCGGTGACGACAACGCCAGCCCCGTGGTGAACCTGCAAACGAATTTCGGCGGCGGCAAGACCCACTCCATGCTGGCGCTCTACCACCTGTTCAGTGGGCTCCCCGCGCGGGCATACCCCCAGGACGTCCAGGAGCTCGTGGCTGAAAACGGCAACGTGGACCTGGAAGGCCTCGGGTTGCGCCGCGTTGTGCTCGTAGGCACGTACCTGCACCCGGGGAGTGTTGATACAAAGCCCGATGGCACGCAGGTGCACACGCTCTGGGGCGAACTCGCCTGGCAGCTCGGCGGGCGGGAAGCGTACGAGATCGTCGCGGAGGCCGACCGCACCGGTACGAACCCGGGCGAGTCTCTGCACAGGCTTTTGCGCGAGTATTCCCCGTCGCTCATCCTTATCGACGAATGGGTGGCCTACGCCCGCCAGCTCGTCGATGCAACGGGGCTGCACGCGGGCAGCTTTGAAACGCAATTTACCTTTGCGCAAACGCTTACGGAGGCAGTTCGTACGACCCCGCGTACGATGCTGTTGGTCTCCATCCCGGCGTCCGAGGAGGCCGCCGACGGTGAGGCCAGGGATCACGAGGTCGGCGGCGCCCGCGGCAAGGCGGCACTGCAGAACCTGCAAAACGTCATCGGGCGTGTGGCGGACCAGTGGCGCCCCTCGACGAAGGAGGAGTCCTTCGAAATCGTCCGGCGCCGCGTATTCCGGGACCCCGATGCCGATCAGCTGCGCCAAATAAGCGCGACGGCGCGCCTGTTCGCGGAGATGTACCGGAAAGATTCCCCGCTCTTCCCCAGCGAGGCGGCCACCGCAAGCAACGACTATGAGACCCGCATCAAGCGCTCGTACCCGATCCACCCCGATCTCATGGACAGGCTCTACGAGGATTGGTCGGCTCTCGAGCGGTTTCAGCGCACCCGCGGCGTGCTCAAGCTCGTCTCCACCATCGTCTCCACGCTGTGGGCCACGAACGACACATCGCCGATGATCATGCCGGGGACCGTGCCCGTGGGATCGAACGCTGTCGGCACCGAACTCACGCAGTATTTGGAAGATTCCTGGAAGCCTATTATCGACGCCGACATTGACGGGGAAGGATCGACAGCGGCGGTCGTCGATAAGCAAAAGCCCGTGCTCGGCGCGCGATCGGTGACCCAGCGCATCGCGCGCACAATCTTTATGGGGGCTGCCCCCCGCACCTCCCGAAAGGGCCTGGATAAGCAGTACGTCTGGTTGGGCGTGGCAGTTCCAGGGGACCAGCTGGGCAACTTCGGCAGCGCCCTCGAGCAGCTCTCCCAGCGCTCGACCTACTTCTACGAGGAAAACGGCCACTACTGGTTCGATACCCAGCCCTCTGTGGCTAAGACAGCCGCGGACTACGCCGAAAGGCTGCGCGAAGACCCCGACACCGTATGGAACGAAGTGGTTACCAGGCTGCAGCGCACCGCCAAGCCGGACAACCACTTCCAGCGGATTCACGCGGCTCCGACGGCCAGCGGTGACGTTCCAGACCAGGACACCGTCGCCCTCGTCATCGTCCACCCCAAGTACCCGTATTCGCGCAGCGGGAAGGTTAACCCCGCGCGCGATTGGGTCCATGACACGATCGAGCAGCGGGGGTCAACTCCGCGAGTGTTCCGCAATACCTTGGTCTTCGCCGCGGCCGACAGCGCCGAGCTCGAGAGCCTGGATGCCGCAGTGCGCAACTTCCTCGCGTGGGATTCTGTTGTCAAAGACGCGGACGCGCTCAACCTCTCTGCGCAGCAGACGCGCCAGGCCGTTGAGAACCGGAGGAGATTCAACGAATCCGTCGACGATAAGATCATCTCGGCCTACTCGCACCTGCTCTACCCCGAGATGGATGACGCCACGCAGCCCTTCACGGTGGAGCACGACAAAATGGGATCCGGCACCGGCACAATCCCGGAGCGAGCTGCTGCCCAGCTAATTCGCGGCGGGCAGCTCGTTGCGGACCTCGGCGCGGAGACTCTCGGGATGACCCTGCGCGACCAGCTTGGCGCCATCTGGAGCGAGCGGGGGGAGATTACGGTCGGTGAGCTGTGGGGATACTTTACGCGCTTCCCCTATATGATGCGGCTTGCGCGCAGGGAGGTTCTCGATTCCGCCATCGCGGGTGCGACCCAACGCATTATGGTCGATTCTGAGAAGTTTGCCATTGCGGCACGTAAGGACCCAGACTCAGGCAGGTACCTCGATATGGTGATCCCGCCGGCGGGGACGGGCTACTTCAACGTCACGGACTCGACTGTGTTGCTCTCTATTGAGCTCGCACAAAAGCAGGTCGTTGAACCGGAGCCGGTCGCGCCGACGCCCTCGCCTGGTCCCGAGGTTGACGCTCCGATCACCCCCACGCCACCCGCGCCACCAACACCTCCCGTGCCCGTGAATACACGCTATCGAGGTGCGGTACCAGTGGACGGCGAGTCGTACGCGTCGGGCTTCTACACCATCGGCAACGAGATTCTGGCCATGCTCAACGCTTCAGGCGCCAGCGTGAGCGTGACGGTTGAGATTCACGCCGACCTGCCGGCAGGCTTTCCCGATTCCACGATCCGGGTGATTAAGGAAAACGCGGCGCAGCTCGGGTTTAGGTTCTCGGAGTTTAGCTGA
- a CDS encoding ATP-binding protein → MDRAEGFGNYILTGSAIPSDDITRHSGAARFLRIRQRTLTWAEKGKSQPRVTLDELFGGADVPTDPTQFSLDDNLEALLTSGFPAHISLSPEQSRGPLRAYLSETARTDVYRLHDFRHDPIVLDQLLASLARVTASEVTQATIRKDLKAVAPSISVESVAMLVDTLERIFVIESVPAWAPRLRSKARLRTSRKYHLADASLAAAALGATAESLRRDPETLGFLFESAVVHDLSVMAEALGGRVYHYRDSNGYEIDAVIVLDDARWAAVEVKLGYGQVDEGVRRLRKALDQIDAGTPPSFAAVITATGMSYTTEDKISTFPFLALGL, encoded by the coding sequence GTGGACCGAGCGGAGGGCTTCGGCAACTACATCCTCACAGGCTCTGCCATTCCGAGCGATGACATTACGCGGCACAGCGGTGCCGCTCGTTTTCTCCGCATTCGGCAGCGCACCCTCACGTGGGCGGAGAAGGGGAAATCGCAGCCGCGCGTCACGCTCGATGAGCTCTTTGGCGGGGCAGATGTTCCGACCGATCCAACCCAGTTCAGCCTTGATGACAACCTCGAGGCACTCTTAACCTCCGGGTTTCCCGCTCACATTTCGCTTTCGCCCGAACAATCGCGAGGTCCACTTCGTGCTTACCTTTCTGAGACGGCGCGCACGGACGTCTACCGTCTCCACGACTTCCGACACGATCCGATTGTCCTCGACCAGCTCCTGGCATCCCTCGCGCGCGTGACCGCCTCAGAGGTAACCCAGGCCACCATTCGCAAGGACCTCAAGGCGGTGGCGCCCTCGATAAGTGTTGAGTCGGTCGCGATGCTCGTCGATACCTTAGAAAGGATATTTGTCATCGAATCGGTCCCTGCGTGGGCTCCCCGGTTGCGCTCAAAGGCGCGACTGAGGACCAGTAGAAAATACCACCTCGCCGACGCATCCCTGGCTGCCGCCGCTCTAGGAGCGACGGCTGAGAGTCTGCGCCGCGATCCTGAAACGCTTGGCTTTTTATTCGAGTCGGCCGTGGTTCACGACCTTTCGGTCATGGCGGAAGCCCTCGGGGGTCGCGTGTACCACTACCGCGACTCTAACGGGTATGAAATTGATGCTGTCATCGTGCTTGACGACGCCCGCTGGGCTGCCGTCGAAGTCAAGCTCGGCTACGGACAGGTCGATGAGGGGGTCCGCCGCCTGCGCAAGGCACTCGACCAAATCGATGCCGGCACGCCCCCATCCTTCGCAGCCGTTATCACCGCGACTGGGATGAGCTACACCACCGAAGACAAGATCAGCACGTTTCCCTTCCTCGCCCTGGGGCTCTAG